TGCGACGCCCGGATGAACTGATCTCCGCGATTTCGATGCCCATCCGCAAGTACGATTTTTCCGTCTTCCACAAGGTCGGCGCTCGCCGCGCACAAGCGATTACAAAGATCGGCGTCGCCATCACACGCGAGTCTGAAGCCCCCTCCCTGGGGGAGGGGGTTGGGGGAAGGGAGAATTTCCACCCCTGGCGCGTCGTCGCGAACAGCGTCTCCGCGACCGTGAAGCGCTGCACCGCGGTCGAGCAACTGCTGCAATCGAATTCGCCCGTTCGAAAGCCCGAAGATTTTCTGCCCGCCCTCGCGAGCGACGTCTCCCCGATCGACGACATCCGCTCGACCGCCGACTACCGACGCACAGTGCTCGCCCGGCTTCTCTACCATTCTCTCCGGAACGTCGCACCCGCCGTGACCTGATCGCATGGACGAAGACCGCCTCATTCTCCGCACGGCCGCCGAACTCGCCGAAGCCGGTGAAGAGTTCGTCCTCATCACCGTGACCCGCACGCAGGGAAGCACGCCCCGCGCCGCCGGCACCAAGATGATCTGGAGGCCGCACCCGGCCGACGCGCCCGCGAGAGAGTCCGCCGCGCTTCCCAACAGTTCATTCGGCACCATCGGAGGCGGACAATTCGAGCACCTCGTACTCGAGGCCGCGCGCGAGTGCCTGCGAAAGCGCACCCATCTGACCGAGCGGTTTGTACTCGGCGCCGAGGCCGAGCAGTGCTGCGGCGGCGTCATGGAAGTCTTCCTCGAATACCACGGCAGCCCGGCGCGTGTCGTCATCTTCGGCGCCGGGCATGTCGCGCAATCGCTCTCGCAAATCCTCGCTCCTACTCCGCTCGCCGTTTCGATCGTCGATGATCGCCCCGAATGGAATTCGGCCGAGCGCTACCCCGGCGCGCAGCGAATCACCGACTGGTCGCAAGGAATCGACGCTGCGACAAGTCAGCCGGAGTCCACGCTCGCGCTCGTGATGACCTGCTCGCACGACACCGACTTCAAAATCCTTCGAGGCCTGCTGCGAGAGACGCTCCCGGCTTTCACCGGACTCATCGGCTCAAAGAGCAAGCGCGCCTGCCTCTTCGGCCGGCTCATCGCCGCCGGAATCGATGAATCTCTCGTGCGCCGCGTCCGCTGTCCGATCGGCGTCGGCGATACCGGCAAGGAACCGCACGCCGTCGCCATCTCGGTCGCGGCACAATTGCTCCTCGAAGCGCGCGCCCTAAGCCGCACCGCTCTTCCCGCCGATGCACGCTCCGCGAAAGCATGAACACTCCGGCGCTGATTCTCGCGGCAGGAAAGGGCTCCCGGATGGGAACCCCCAAAGCGCTGATGATGTGTGCCGATCGACCGTGGTGGGAAATCCAGGCGACTCGGCTCCGCGAAGCCGGAATCACAGCGCGCTGGGTCGTTTCACCTGAAGTGCTCGCCCGGCTAGATTCCGGCGTCATCGGACCGGGAGATTTGATCAAGTCCGATTCCTCCCTCCCGATGTTCGCGAGCGTCCGCACCGGCATCGATTCATTCCGGGCGAGCCCGCCCGATGGTGTCTACATCCTCCCGATTGATGTCCCCGCCTCGCGCCAGGGCGCGCTCTGGCGCTCGCTCCGAGGTGCCCCCGCGCCGGTCGCGCCTCTTTTCGAGGGCAAGAAGGGTCATCCGATTTATGTTCCGTGGACGTGGATCACATCGACATTCGATCCCGCCGTTGCCGCCGCAAAGAAGCCGAATCAGTTGCGGCTGGATGAATTGCTCCGTCCCTCTCTGCTCGAAATCTCCGTGAACGATCCCGTGGTTGCGTGTAATCTGAACACGCCGGACGATCTTCGCCGCTTTCTTGAATCGCCGACCTCGGGACTATCCGCGTGAGTTCTGCTTCCACATCTCTCCCCGCCGGGCCGATCACGCCCGAATTGCTCGCGGTCGCGCGGGGCGATGCGCCCACCGATCTGCTGCTCTCAAACGCCAAGGTGATCAATGTCTTCAACCGCTCGATCGAGTCGGCCAGCGTCGCGATCCATCGGGATCGCATCGCCGGAGTCGGGGACTACGCCGCGGGCAAGGAAGTCATCGACCTCAAGGGCGCCTTCGTCGCGCCCGGCTTCATCGATGCCCACATGCACGTCGAATCGACCAGCCTCCCGCCGTCGCAATTCGTAAGGCTCGCTCTCCCGCACGGCACGACCGGCGTCGTCCTCGACCCGCACGAAATCGCCAACGTGCTCGGCATCCCCGGCATCCGCTACATCATGGACGACGCGGCCGATCTGCCCATCAACGCCATGTTCGCGCTCTCGTCGTGCGTTCCTTCTTCCCACCTCGAGACTTCGGGCGCTCGCCTCGAGGCATCCGATCTGGCTCCCCTCTTCGACGATCCGCGTGTCGTCGCGCTCGCCGAGATGATGAACTTCCCCGGCGTCGTTCACGCCGATCCGAATGTGCTCGCAAAGATCAATCTGGGCCTCGATCGCCGCATCGTCGACGGCCATTCTCCCGGATTGAAAGGCAAGCCGCTCCAGGCCTACATCGCCGCGGGCATCTCTTCCGATCACGAGTGCACCACCGCAGCCGAAGCGCTCGAAAAGCTCTCCCGCGGCATGCGCATCTACATCCGGGAAGGAAGCGCCGCGCGAAATCTCGAAGCACTGCTCCCCGCCGTCAAGCCCGAAACCCTCGCTCGCTTCTGCTTCTGTACCGACGATCGCCACCCCGGCGACCTCGCCGACGAAGGTCACATCGATCACATCGTGCGAAAAGCCATCGCGCTCGGGCTCGACCCGATCGCCGCGATCACGATCGCGACGCTCAACCCCGCGATGCACTACCGCCGACGCGATCTCGGCGCGATCGCTCCCGGCTATTTCGCCGATCTCATCGTCTTCGATGATCTTCGCGAGCCGCGACCTCGCCAGACCTATTTCCATGGACGGTTGACCGCAAGAGACGGCGTCTTTGTGGATGCGGCCATGCCCCCGTCGCCGCGCCCCAAACCGCCGGTCTCACCGCTCCGGCTTCCAGCGCTCTCGGAAGATTCGTTCGCGATTCCTGCCAAGTCCGGCACGCAGCAGATCCGCGTCATCGGAATGGACCCGCACCAGCTTCTGACGACGAATCTCATCATGCCGCCGAAAGTCATCGACGGCAAGTATGTCGCCGATGTCTCGCGCGACCTGCTGAAACTCTGCGTCGTCGAGCGCCACCGCGCCAGCGGCAACATCGGCCGCGGATTCATCACCGGCTTCGGCCTCAAGGAAGGCGCGATCGCTTCCACCGTCGGTCACGATTCGCACAACCTCGCCGTGCTCGGCACGAACGACGCCGACATGCTCGCCGCGGCACGCGCGCTCGAAGCCTGCGGCGGAGGCCAGTGCGCCGTGCGAAACGGAAAAGTTCTCGCCCTCTTCCCGCTCCCCATCGCCGGCTTGATGTCCGATCAGCCGGCGACGATTGTGATTCAGCAGCAACGCGCCCTCATGGCCGCGGCACAATCCCTCGGTTGCCCGCACCACGATCCCTTCATGCCCCTCTCGTTCATGCCGCTCCCCGTCATCCCTTCGCTCAAACTCTCCGATCTCGGACTCGTGGATGTCGACCAGTTCAGGGTCGTCCCCCTCGAAGTGCCTCTCTGAAGCCCCCTCCCGGAGGGAGGGGGTTGGGGGCGGGTGCCCCATTTTTAATTCCTGATTTCTCACTCTCTGCATCTCATGAAAACCACACTCAGTGCATCCGCTCTCTCTCCCACACTCTCGCAGCTCGCGACATCCAACTCCGCCTATGCCAAGGTCTATCCGGGCGAACCGATCGATCGCCAGCCCGTGCACACGATCTACGGAGGCGGGCACCTTTTCAAGAAAGACACCGCCCGCCGTCTCGGCGATGTCGCGCTCGCGTCTCTCCGCGACTACGCCCCGGACTTCGCGACCTTCGCCCGCGCGATCGGTCTCCGCGGCAGCGAATCGCTCCCCGAAACCTCCGGCGCCGCCGCCGCAATCGACGCCGAGTTCCAGCGCGATCCTTCCGGTGCTGCAAAAGCGAACCCGCATGCCGCGTTTGCTCGCGTCGTCTACAACCGCGTCGTCGATAAACTCACCCGCGAACCCGCCGAAGATTTCCGCATCGACTTCGAAGATGGATACGGCGTGCGCACCGATGCGGATGAAGATGCCCACGCCCACCAGGCCGCGCTCGAAACCGCGCTCGGCATGAAGGAGGGCACGCTGCCTCCCTTCATCGGAATCCGCATCAAGAATTTCGGCCCCGACACCCACGCCCGCGGCATCCGCACGCTCGACATCTTCCTCACCGCGCTCTCCGAAGCGACCGGCAAGAAACTCCCGCCCAATTTCGTGGTCATGCTCCCCAAGCTCGTCTCGGCACAGCAGGTCGCGACAATGGTCGAAATTCTCGAGCAATTCGAAAAAGCAGGGCTCTTTCCCGTAGGCTCACTCAAGATGGAGTTCATGGTCGAGACGACGCAATCGGTGATCGACACGCGAGGCATCTGCCCGCTCCCCGATTTCGTGCGCGCATCCAAAGGCCGCTGTATCGCCGCGGCGCTCGGCGTTTACGACTACACCGCGAGCGTCGGCGTCACCGCGCAGGAACAAAAGATCGATCACCGGGCCTGCGATTTCGCGCGCCACGTGATGCAGGTCTCTCTCGGCGCAACCGGCCTTTATCTCTCCGACGGCGCGACCAACATCATGCCAAGCGCTCTGCATGTCGCCCCCGAAGGCGGCGCGCTCACGCCGCAGCAGACCACCGAGAACCGCAGCGCCGTTCACTCCGCCTGGAAACTCAACTTTGCACACGTCCGCCGCTCGCTCGCACACGGCTGGTACCAGGGCTGGGATCTCAACCCGGCGCAGCTCCCGATCCGCTACGCCGCGGTCTACTCGTACTTTCTCGAATACCTGCCCGACGCGACCGCCCGCCTCCGCAACTTCGTCGAGAAGGCCGCACGCGCAACTCTCGTGCGCGGAGCCGGCGGCGCGGGAGGCGGCAGCGTCTTCGATGACGCCGCAACCGCGCAGGGCCTGCTCACGTTCTTCATCCAGGGTGTGCGCCGCCAGGCGATCAGCCCGCAGGAACTCGCCGCAACCGGCTTGACGACCGATGAAATCCGCATGCGCTCGTTCATCGAGATCCTGCGCAAGCGCAGCGGCATCAAATAGCGCCGGTTCGAAGCGCGGTCACTTCCGCTCGATCGTCGCCTCGATCAATCCGTACGGCTCATCGGTCGGGACGAAAATCTCGTTGGGGTTTTCCATCCCGAACGGCTTGAGATTCACGAGCAGGCAGTGGATGTTCGGCAGGCTCAGCCGGATGTTGCCGATCGATTCGCACCGATCGATCGCGGCTTTCCCCATCGCGAACAGCGTCTGTTGCACCGATTCGCTCTTGTGATCGGCGAACGTCTCGATGATCGCACCGCGGATCCGCTCCCGCGCCGCGCCGAAATCCGCGCGCTCCGAGGTGTACTTCCAGTTCGCTGTCACGCTCGTCGCAAAGATCCGATCGCGCGTCTCGGGCAACGTGGTGTACGCATCCTTCAGGTACCCCGAGAACGCCGAGTCGGTCGACTTGAGCACAAGCAGCTTCTCGATTCCCCCCGCAGCGCCGATCGCGCCGCCCCGATCAAACGACACTTCGCACGTTTGCCTTTCTTCCGTTCCCTTCGTGAACGCGTGCGGATGCTCGCGACCGTTGATCGTCATCCGCTCCCACGGCACCTGCGCGATGCGCACCCGCGCGCGCTGCACCGGTGCTGTTTTCTCGACGAAGTGCTTTGCGAGATGCATCGCGAAGCCCTCGATCGTGTCGAGCGGATGATTCTTTCCGAGCGCGTAGACCGTGTTCTTCATCGTGTCGGTAGGAAGACACTTGGAGTTGTCGCCCGCGAGGTGGATCGCATCGAAATCTCCCTCGAGCGCGATGTCGACACTGATCTCGCGCACGGTGTGCTTCGCACCGTCGCGCGAGACTTTGACCAGCCGGACCTTGCTCTTGCCGTAGTTGTTGACGCCCAGCACCGCGCTCATCATCACATCTCCTGCATCTTGTACACCGCGCTGCATCCCGCGCTGCGCCTTACGTTCCCCTGTACGTGCTGTATCCGAACGGGCTCACCAAGAGCGGCACGTGGTGATGACGCGCCGAATCCACAACCCGGAACACGACGGTCACGCTCGGAAAAAAAGTCGTCACGCCCGACTTGGCGAAGTACGCCTCGGTTTCGAACGTGAGTCGGTAGGTCGCGAGTTCGAGTGAACGCCCGCTGGAAAGAAGCGACTTCGCCCGCCCGTCGGCATCGGTTCTTCCTTCGCCGAGCTTCTCCCAGCTTCCCGGCGCGGCCTCTCGCTCGAGCACTACGCGCACGTCAACGCCGGGCGTGCCTTTCGAAGTGTCGAGTACATGTGTGCTGATTCCGCTCATGATTCCACCAGCTTTTCCAGCCTGATCCGGACGATCCTGCTCTGCTCCTGTGCCGCGTTCTTGAGTTCGGTCGCGCCGTCGTTGCTCATGCGTTTTTTCAGACTGTCCAGCATTTCCTGACCGGTTTTTCCGGTTGCGCAGATCAGAAAAACGTGGCCGAACTTTTTCTCGTACTTCTCGTTTCCTTCGGCGAATTCCGCTCTCACCCGCTCGCTCGCGCCGGCCATGCCGCTTTGTTCTTTCGAGCTCTGCGTGGCGGTTGCGGCGAATTTCGCTTGTGCGAGATTGCGCTCGCCGATGCGCGGGTGATGCGAGAACGCCTCGAGCCAATCCTTTGTTTCGAGGCCGAACCAGACGCGGTCGGCCTCTGCGAAGAGTTTACCAGAATCGGCGAAGGGCCGCAAGCTGAGCATTTGGTCTACCCACTTGCACGAACCGCACACGGAATGCAGCGCGGCACGCGCGGATTGCTCATCCATCGCGTTCAATTTCGCGAGCCCCGTTGTAGCGCCTGATTGGAATTGAGCATCTGCCACCGCTGGCTACTCCGTGATTCCAAAGAGTCGAAGTCGGCTGATGCCGCCATCGGGGAAGATTTTCAATCGCGCGTGCGTGCAGGACTTCCCGGCGGCGCGGAGTTCGCTTTCGTAGAAATGCTGTTCGCTCGCTCGCAGCTTGGTTCGCGGGAGCAGCGTCTCCCACTGCTGCAACGCGGGATCGAAAGCATCGCCCGCGCGCGCATCGCAGATCTCGATTTCGCAGCTCTCGGGGAAGTTGCCCTTGAAGTGATTGGTATCGACTTCCACTTTTTGGACTCTGCCTCGGTGGCCAAGCTGCACGATGCACCAATCGAACTCGCCGCCTTTGAGCCCGCGCTTGCGGCGGGTTTCCCAGCCGTCGCCCATGTTGGCGCTGCGGCCGGGCATGATCAGATTGTGGCGCGAGCCGAAGTGCATGTCGTTGCAGGCGATCACGAGCGCGCCGTTTTCCGCGCCGGCGAGATCGACCACTTTGCCTCGGAGCGCCTGCCAATCCGGGAGGACGGTTCCGTGCACGCGGAAGCGCGCGACGCCTCCATCGGGGAAGATGTTGAGGCGGACGTGCGTGAAGCGCTTGCCGCCTGCGGCGTCATTCGCGGGGATCAGGTGTTCGCTGTCGGGATTGAGCGTGGCGCGATCGGTCACCTGGACCCAGCGCGTGTCGGGGGAGAGGAGGCGATCAACGCCCGGGTCGCCGTCGATCTCGACCGCTTCGACGGTGCAACTCTCGGGCTGATTGCCCTTGAAGTGTCCGGTGTCCACGTTGACGCCCCGGATGATGCCGGGTCTGCCGAGCGCGATGATGCACCAATCGTGCCCGGCGACGCGCTTGCGCCGGCTTTCCCAGCCGTCCATCCACTTGCCGAATTCGGTGTACTTGTCGGCGATCCAGATCGCGCGACCCGGCTTGAGCAGGTTTTCCTTGCCCGCGAAGAACTCGTCGCTGGCGATGAGCGCTTTGCCGCCCATCCGCGCCGACGCCAGGTCGATGAGATCGGAAAAGTCTGCTACGCCCGCGATCGCTTGACCCATCTTCCGGTTGCCTCTTTCGCGAATGCACGCCCGCCATCGAGCCCCGAGCCGAAGCGAATATTGCCGCTCGAAAACACCTGTTTTCCTCGGATGAATGTCGCGTGCACAACACCTTTCACGTTCCGCCCATCATACGGCGTGGCCTTGTGGCGATGTTCGAGTTCGCTGCCGCGGATGGTCCACTCGGCTTCGGGATCAACAACGATCAGATCGGCATCCAGGCCGGGCGCGATCTTGCCTTTTTGATCTTCGATGCCCGCGAGCTTCGCGGGGGCTTCGCACATCCAGCGCGCGAGATCGACGAGTGTTCCGCCGCGCGATTGGGCGCCGGCCCACACCGCCGGGAACTGAGCCTGCAGGCCCGCGATTCCGCCCCATGCTTTGGCAAAGTTGCCCTCCTGAAGGCTCTTGAGTTCGGCGGGGGCGGGCGAGTGGTCGGAAGCGATGAGGTCGAGCGTGCCATTTTCAAGGGCGCGCCAGAGCGCTTCGCGGTGCGCGGATTCGCGGATGGGCGGCGCGCACTTGAACTCGGTCGCGCCGTCGGCGATTTCCTCTGACGCGAAAGAGAGGTAGTGCGGGCAGGTCTCAGCGGTGAAGCCGCGGAGTGATTCCTTTGCGCGCGCAATCGGTGCGATGGAATCTCCCGACGAAACATGGACGATGTGCGTGCGACAGCCGGTCTGGCGGCACAGCTCGACCATCATCTCGATCGCGCGGGTTTCGGAGATCGAGGGGCGCGAAGCGAGATACTTGCGGTAGCTGCGCGGATCGGACTCGAGCCCGCTGGGCCCGCGCGCGGCCTCGATCGCGGGCGGGTCTTCCGCGTGCACAAGCAAAGCGCCGGCGTGCGCGCCATCGCGGAGGGCCGCGATCAGCGGCATCGCCGACTCGAGATCGCGGCGCGTGACGTTCGGAAACTCATCGATTCCGGAGTGGATCGTGAAACACTTGAAGCCGAGCACCCCGGCGTTCCAGAGTTTCTCCAGTTCGCCGGTGTTGCCGGGAACCACACCACCCCAGAATCCAAAGTCGCAGGCGCACGTCCCCGAAGCGGACCGAAGTTCGCCCTCGAGCGCTTCGACGCTGGTCGCGACGGGCGAACAGTTCAGCGGCATCACGATGATTGTGGTGACGCCCCCGGAAACCGCGGCCTTGCCGGCGCTCGCGAAGCCTTCCCATTCGGTGCGACCCGGCTCGTTCACGTGCACGTGGGCATCGACGAGTCCGGGCATCAGGGCGAGTTGCCCGATATCGATCGAGCGGATGCCCTGCGGCGGGTTGCGGCCGGCGCGGACTTCCGCGATGCGCTCGCCACGCACAATCACCGTCGCGGGGGCGATTGCTCCATCGCGCACGACGCGCTCGCTGAAAATCGCGAAGGGTTCTTCGTTCACGACAAGAGAATAACCGGGGAAAGAGAAGAAGAAAGGCGGTCAACTCAAAGGGCTCGAAGGGCTCAAAGGGTTCCGCGTCTCTTTTCTCCACTCCGCGCAGCTCTGCTTCCTCCGCAGCTCCGCGTTCTCTCCGACTTCTCAACGCAACCCATCGCCCGCATCGGGCCGGCCCTGTACGATCGTGGCGTGACACCCCGCCCGCACTCGCTGCCGCTGCTGAAGGACTTGCCGCTGAGTGCGGCGCCGCGCGCCGATGCGGGGGAGGCTCGGGAACTGCGGGATTCGCACGGACGCACGATCCACGACCTGCGTCTTTCGATCACCGATCGCTGCAATTTCCGCTGCATCTACTGCATGGAGCCGGATGTCCGTTTCTTTGCGCGCGAGCAACTTCTTTCGGTTGATGAACTTGTTCGCGTCGCATCGATCTGCGAGTCGCTGGGGATTCGGCGGCTGCGGTTGACCGGTGGCGAGCCGACGCTGAGGCCGGAGCTGGACGAGATCATCGAGCGGGTCGGCGAATTGGCCTTCGACGATTTCTCGATGACGACAAACGGTTCGCTCATTGAGCCGGCGCGGCTGCGGCTGTGGAAGGCTTCGGGATTGACGCGCCTGACGTTCAGCCTCGACAGCGCGGACGAAGCGACGTTTGCCTCGATGACGCGTTCGCGTTCGAAGATCTCGGATGTCTTCGGTGCGATCGCGGCGGCAAACGTAGCGGGGCTCGGGCCGGTCAAGGTCAACGCGGTGGTGATGCGGGGGAAGAATGAGGATCAGATGGCGAGGCTCGCGCGGATTGCCGCGGAGGGCGGATTCGAGATGCGGTTTATCGAATTCATGCCGCTTGATTCAGGGCACGCATGGAACCGGGCGCTGCTGGTGCCGGCATCGGAAATCCTGGAACTGCTGCGGGGAGAGGGAGACATCACGGCGCTCGATCGCGCGCGGCCGAGCGAAACGGCGGAGACGTTTCTGTTCACGCCCCGAGGTTCGCGGCATACCGCACGCATCGGGATCATCGCGCCGGTCACACGCTCATTCTGCGGCAGTTGTTCGCGACTGCGCATCACGGCGGACGGCAAGGTTCGGCCGTGTCTCTTCAGCCTGCGCGAGTTCGATGTGCGGTCTTTGCTGCGTTCGAATGCGGAGGACGCGATACTTGAGCAATTCCTGATCGATGCAACGTGGACAAAGCAGGCGGGGCACGGAATTTCGTCGCCGGATTTTGAGCAGCCTTCCAGACCGATGTCCGCGATCGGGGGGTAAGGCGTTCAACTCAAAGGGTTGAAAGACAGGAGAGAACGCGGAGTTGCGGAGTTTGCGGAGTTGCGCGGAGGGGAAGAAAAGAGAATAGATAGAAGAGACTGAGAGGAGACGAAAGGCAGTCAACTCAAAGGGCTCGAAGAGCTCAAAGTGTTGAAAGGCAGGAGAGAACGCGGAGTAGCGGAGTCTGCGGAGTTGCGCGGAGCGGGGAAAGAGACGAGAGAAGAGAGACGAAGCGAAAGAAACGAAGAGGACTAAGGACGAGGAGAGGCGGCACGCTCAGCGGGTGATGGCAATCGGTCGGCCTGGCTGAAGCGACAGGCGGATTCCTTCCCAGACGAGAGCGGTGCCGGCGACGACGAGGACGATTGCGAGCAGACGGCGGATTGTCTGGCCACCGAAGCGACGAGCGCCGAGGTAGGAACCGGCCAAGCCGCCCGCGGCGGCGGCGATGCACCACACCCAGATCTCGGAAGGTGGGTGCATGCCGCTCTTGATTGCGCCGGAGAGTCCGGCGATCGAGTTGACGAGGATAAAGAGCACGCTTGCCGCGGCGGTTTCCTTGGCGGTCGCCCAGCGGCAGAGCAGGAGGAGAGGGCTGAGGAAGATGCCGCCACCGGTGCCGGTCAAACCGGAGGCGAGACCGAGCGCGCCGCCCGCGCCGAGCGCGATGGGAATCGGGGGCGGGTGTGCCGCGGGTTCGTCGCGCTTGAGCGACCCGATCCACAACCGCCACGAACTGAAGAGGAGGATCGCACCGATAAGCGGCTTGTAAATCTCTGGGGGCAGATTCACTGTGCCCCCGATGTATGCGAAGGGGACGGACATGAGCGCGAAGGGCCAGAACGATCGCCAGCGGAAGTGGCCCGCGCTTATGAACTGAACAGTGCCGATCACGGCAACCACGATGTTCAGGGTCAAGGATGTCGGCTTCATCACTGCCGCCGACATCCCCCACAATCCCATCACGGTTAGATAGCCGGACGCGCCGGCGTGACCGACGGATGAATACAGAAAACCGACGAGAAGAAAGAGCGCACCGAGAATCCAGATGTCCGCGGTCAACGCTTGGCCTTTCGCTTGCTCTTCTTTTTCTTCGAGGGTGCAGGCGTTCTCGATCGGGCTTCGGCGAAGACGGGTTTCTTCCAGATTGGCACGTCGCGTTTCATGCGGTCGATGAATTCGCCGGTCGCTTCGAGCGCCTCGGCGCGGTGCGCGCTCTCCACGACAAGCCGGAATGAGACTTTGCCGACGCCCACTTTGCCCTTGCTGTGCCAGACCGAAACATCGAGCACGCCGAACTCTTTCTGCATGGCCTCGGCGAGGAGCTGAAGCTGCTTGCTCGCCATGGGTTCGTAGACCTGATAGTCGAGTGAGCGGATTTTTTTTCCCGCTTCTTCGGCACGCACGACTCCTTCGAAAACGACGAACGCGCCGGTTCCTTTTCCGACCGCCAGGCGGGCCGGCTTGAGCGCGCCCCTCACGATTTCAACGTAGACGCTCATCCCCCGCTCACCATCCCGATCAGCGCCAGCTCGTCCTTCGAGCCGACGACTTCGTTTCCGGAGGCGAACGCGTGATTGACCGCGAGCCTCGCCCCCTTTAATTCGGGCCACTTGTCTTCCAGCACCCGCAGGATTTCTCGAGCGCGTGCCGGGCTGTTCACTTCGACCTCCACGCTCTCTCTCCCCAGCTTCGCCTGTTCGCTGCCGAATAGAAAGACTCGAACCTTCATGGCTTCAGTGTAATGTCCCGTCTCCTGATTCGCGAAAATGCTCTGCATGTCTACCAAAGAGACTCCATTTCGTTTCAACTCTCCGGCGGCGGCACTCGGGGAATTGCTGCGCAGGCTCCCCCGGGTTTCGCAGGAGCGTGTGGC
The DNA window shown above is from Phycisphaeraceae bacterium and carries:
- a CDS encoding MoaD/ThiS family protein encodes the protein MKVRVFLFGSEQAKLGRESVEVEVNSPARAREILRVLEDKWPELKGARLAVNHAFASGNEVVGSKDELALIGMVSGG
- a CDS encoding sulfite exporter TauE/SafE family protein, which gives rise to MTADIWILGALFLLVGFLYSSVGHAGASGYLTVMGLWGMSAAVMKPTSLTLNIVVAVIGTVQFISAGHFRWRSFWPFALMSVPFAYIGGTVNLPPEIYKPLIGAILLFSSWRLWIGSLKRDEPAAHPPPIPIALGAGGALGLASGLTGTGGGIFLSPLLLLCRWATAKETAAASVLFILVNSIAGLSGAIKSGMHPPSEIWVWCIAAAAGGLAGSYLGARRFGGQTIRRLLAIVLVVAGTALVWEGIRLSLQPGRPIAITR
- a CDS encoding molybdenum cofactor biosynthesis protein MoaE produces the protein MSVYVEIVRGALKPARLAVGKGTGAFVVFEGVVRAEEAGKKIRSLDYQVYEPMASKQLQLLAEAMQKEFGVLDVSVWHSKGKVGVGKVSFRLVVESAHRAEALEATGEFIDRMKRDVPIWKKPVFAEARSRTPAPSKKKKSKRKAKR